One segment of Gilliamella sp. ESL0441 DNA contains the following:
- a CDS encoding AEC family transporter has product MQFFTILFPIFCIFVVGFIAQKILHFDVANLSKMSLYVLSPFLAFKTFYTHTLTTEYLFYICYIFGLCVVLVIIISLWSFLMKYSSKERCAMILSACFMNNGNYGTPVLLVFFGAVGFNLGVIMMVLQQFVMSTIGIYYAAKGSARDDIVTQKDVINKVIRMPVAYGAFLGILFQLCNIPLSKSIMTSIGMIGDSSIVVIMIILGMQLAKIKITQLDYPKLSFALLTRMILSPIVACAMVYFMPIAPVYKQVLIVLAAMPSAANTTLMSVQFDTHPELVSSATFFSTLISLITLPIVLSLVGAPIPY; this is encoded by the coding sequence ATGCAATTTTTTACTATTTTGTTTCCTATTTTTTGCATTTTCGTGGTGGGATTTATTGCACAGAAAATCTTACATTTTGATGTGGCAAATCTGTCCAAAATGTCACTGTATGTGCTTTCACCCTTTTTGGCATTTAAAACATTTTATACGCATACCTTAACAACAGAATACTTATTCTATATTTGCTATATTTTTGGTCTCTGTGTTGTTTTGGTGATCATTATTTCACTCTGGTCTTTTTTGATGAAATATTCCAGCAAAGAACGTTGTGCAATGATTTTAAGTGCTTGTTTTATGAACAATGGCAATTATGGCACACCGGTACTACTTGTCTTTTTTGGGGCAGTTGGTTTTAATTTGGGCGTAATTATGATGGTGCTACAACAATTTGTCATGAGTACCATAGGTATCTATTATGCTGCAAAAGGAAGTGCTCGTGATGATATTGTTACGCAAAAAGATGTCATTAACAAAGTTATTCGCATGCCTGTGGCGTATGGAGCTTTTTTAGGTATCCTTTTTCAACTTTGTAACATTCCTTTGTCCAAATCGATTATGACGTCAATTGGGATGATTGGTGACTCATCTATAGTGGTGATTATGATAATATTAGGTATGCAATTAGCGAAAATAAAAATCACTCAACTGGATTATCCAAAATTATCTTTTGCACTCCTTACAAGGATGATTCTATCGCCAATTGTTGCTTGTGCCATGGTCTACTTCATGCCTATTGCGCCAGTATATAAGCAAGTGCTAATCGTACTAGCGGCGATGCCAAGTGCAGCAAACACGACGTTAATGTCGGTACAATTTGATACGCACCCAGAACTCGTATCAAGTGCCACTTTTTTCAGCACTTTAATCAGTTTAATTACCCTACCTATTGTTCTATCTTTGGTTGGAGCACCTATCCCATATTGA